One genomic region from Quercus robur chromosome 4, dhQueRobu3.1, whole genome shotgun sequence encodes:
- the LOC126721237 gene encoding receptor kinase-like protein Xa21 has product MDLLPTISYKVLHRATNGFSLKNLIGSGSFGSNYKGVLNEEEMSVAQQIIHCDLKPSNILFNSEMIAHVSNFGLARLLTSTDDSSQKCTSTIGLKGSIDYVAPEYGMGVESSTEGDLYSYGVLMPEMFTRRMPTDDMFKDGLNLHNFVKMALPKRLAQVVDPMLLPREVEELGVATGVKMAIEVEETNNIEDSRHVDADMQIFLLSIPNKCFH; this is encoded by the exons ATGGATCTCCTTCCAACAATTTCCTACAAAGTGCTTCATCGAGCAACTAATGGATTTTCTCTCAAGAATTTGATTGGATCTGGTAGTTTTGGATCAAATTACAAAGGAGTTCTTAATGAAGAAGAAATGTCAGTTGCA CAACAAATCATACATTGTGATTTAAAGCCAAGTAATATTCTTTTCAATAGTGAGATGATTGCTCATGTAAGCAACTTTGGTTTAGCAAGACTCCTCACAAGCACCGATGATTCTTCCCAGAAGTGTACTAGTACAATTGGGTTAAAAGGATCTATCGACTATGTTGCTCCAG AGTATGGCATGGGTGTTGAGTCATCGACTGAGGGGGATTTATATAGCTATGGAGTCCTTATGCCGGAAATGTTTACAAGAAGGATGCCCACTGATGATATGTTTAAAGATGGTCTGAATCTCCATAATTTTGTTAAGATGGCATTACCaaaaagacttgctcaagtTGTCGACCCAATGCTTTTGCCAAGAGAAGTTGAAGAATTGGGAGTTGCAACTGGAGTAAAGATGGCAATTGAAGTAGAAGAAACTAATAATATTGAGGACTCTAGGCATGTTGATGCTGACATGCAAATATTCTTACTCTCAATTCCTAACAAGTGTTTTCATTAG
- the LOC126721238 gene encoding uncharacterized protein LOC126721238 has protein sequence MGWPMGALCLRGVFVKEIPSPYLFLLCADGFSSLINSVARNNMLCSVSICRGCPMVTHLFFTDDSLLFCKASTQECQNLMAILNLYEAASEQKVNVDKSSIFLSINTPLELKAEIMEVMGPMQDSKHNKYLGLPSIIGKSKKEVFAEIKEKFAKKLSRWKEKILSIGGKEILIKEVAQAIPTYAMSCFLLPK, from the coding sequence ATGGGGTGGCCCATGGGTGCATTGTGCCTTCGAGGGGTCTTCGTCAAGGAGATCCCCTCTCCTTATCTGTTTCTCTTATGTGCAGATGGATTCTCTTCCCTCATAAATAGTGTTGCAAGAAACAATATGCTCTGTAGTGTCTCTATCTGTAGGGGTTGCCCCATggtcacccaccttttcttcACCGACGATAGTCTGTTGTTTTGCAAGGCAAGCACACAAGAATGTCAGAACCTAATGGCTATTCTCAACCTCTATGAAGCAGCCTCTGAACAAAAGGTAAATGTTGATAAATCCTCAATCTTCTTAAGCATTAACACCCCCTTGGAGCTAAAAGCTGAGATTATGGAAGTCATGGGTCCAATGCAAGATTCAAAGCATAACAAATACCTTGGGCTACCTTCAATCATTGGGAAGTCCAAAAAAGAGGTATTTGCTGAAATAAAGGAGAAATTTGCAAAGAAATTATCCagatggaaagaaaaaatcCTATCTATTGGGGGTAAAGAGATTCTCATCAAGGAGGTAGCCCAAGCCATTCCAACGTATGCTATGAGTTGTTTTCTCCTCCCCAAATGA
- the LOC126721239 gene encoding putative receptor-like protein kinase At3g47110: MGGEASTEGDVYSYRVLVLEMFTGRMPTDDMFKDGLNLHNFVKMALPKRLAQVVDPMLLPREVEELGVATAVMMATEKDDNDNEIEVEEANNIEDSRHIDVDMQKCLLSILNIGISCSLESPKERMSMEEVIKELQLIKSVFISLGIRGGKPNRAQVRGI; encoded by the coding sequence ATGGGTGGTGAGGCATCGACTGAAGGGGATGTATATAGCTACAGAGTCCTTGTGCTAGAAATGTTTACAGGAAGGATGCCCACTGATGATATGTTTAAAGATGGCCTAAATCTCCATAATTTTGTTAAGATGGCATTACCaaaaagacttgctcaagtTGTTGACCCAATGCTTTTGCCAAGAGAAGTTGAAGAATTGGGAGTTGCAACCGCGGTAATGATGGCAACAGAAAAAGATGACAATGACAATGAAATTGAAGTAGAAGAAGCTAATAATATTGAGGATTCTAGGCATATTGATGTTGACATGCAAAAGTGCTTACTCTCAATTCTTAACATTGGAATCTCATGTTCATTGGAATCCCCAAAAGAGAGGATGAGTATGGAGGAAGTCATTAAGGAACTGCAATTGATAAAAAGTGTTTTCATTAGTTTGGGGATCCGCGGAGGCAAACCAAATAGAGCTCAAGTAAGGGgtatttaa
- the LOC126721240 gene encoding probable LRR receptor-like serine/threonine-protein kinase At3g47570, producing the protein MKLHNPNFPASCSTHVHMILLFTITLLCLQPATIFATPTNETDHLVLLKFKESIADDPYGILSSWNDSIHFCNWYGVTCGRRHGRVTTLVLEGHNLRGTITPYIGNLTFLRAINLQNNSFYGDIPKEARHLFRLRHLYLSSNTLGGEIPTSLTNCSELRVMVLESNKLIGKIPMELGSMTKLLTLMVSTNTLTGGIPPSLGNLSLLVKFSVEYNNLEGNIPESIGHLKSLSVFRVGVNKLNGMVPSSLYNLSSISTIHFVFNQLNGALPANIGLTLHNLKLFGIGENEFFGPIPDSLCNASKLQILDVGGNNFVGPVPTNLGYLLDLEHLRLSYNNLGRDLDFLASLGNCSKMESLTFQGNQFEGVLPNSIGNLSTQLNRLQFGGNQISGMIPAVLQNLINLINLSMDENLFIGVIPTYFGKFQKMQGLYLSGNKLSGKIPSSIGNLTQLVDLNFSRNNLEGSIPPTIANCQSLQQLDVSQNYLSGVISLQVFSLFSLSLLLNLSYNSFSGELPVEVGNLKNINSLDISENNLFGEIPITIGNILNLEELHLQGNSFEGIIPSSMAYLKGLELLDVSRNNLSGFIPKGLEKLLFLKYLNISFNDIEGPLPTVGVFKNVDATSIIGNNRLCGGIPQLQLPKCPKVTKSRKPLASRTIITIVCVVACLLLVSSFIVLYWREKYKKKPSSNVSKTDLLPTISYKMLHRATNGFSLNNLIGSGSFGSVYKGVLNQEERLVAVKVLNLQTKGATKSFLAECNVLKNVRHRNLVKILTCCSSINYNGNEFKALVFEFMTNGSLDMWLHPMTDCKNQSKNLSFLQRIIIAIDVASALNYLHNHCQQQIIHCDLKPSNILLDSEMIAHVSDFGLARLLTSTDDSSQKCTSTIGLKGSIGYVAPGITSLILVLNS; encoded by the coding sequence ATGAAGCTTCACAACCCCAATTTTCCTGCATCATGCTCTAcacatgttcatatgattctaCTCTTTACTATAACCCTTCTATGCTTGCAACCTGCCACTATTTTTGCCACTCCAACAAATGAGACTGATCATTTGGTCTTGCTTAAATTTAAAGAATCCATTGCTGATGACCCATATGGAATCTTGAGCTCATGGAATGATTCTATCCATTTTTGTAACTGGTATGGAGTAACATGTGGCCGCCGTCATGGAAGAGTCACAACCTTGGTACTAGAAGGTCATAACTTGCGCGGAACCATTACACCTTACATTGGAAACCTCACATTTCTCAGGGCCATCAACCTCCAAAACAACAGCTTTTATGGTGATATTCCAAAGGAAGCTCGTCATTTGTTCCGACTGCGACATCTCTATCTTTCAAGTAACACACTGGGAGGAGAAATTCCAACCAGCTTGACCAACTGCTCCGAACTCAGGGTAATGGTCTTAGAATCGAACAAACTTATTGGGAAAATCCCAATGGAGCTTGGCTCTATGACTAAGCTTTTGACTCTTATGGTTTCAACAAACACGTTGACAGGAGGAATCCCACCTTCCTTGGGAAATCTTTCGTTGCTCGTAAAATTTTCAGTAGAATATAATAACTTAGAGGGAAATATTCCAGAGAGTATAGGCCATTTGAAAAGCTTATCAGTCTTCAGAGTTGGAGTCAATAAACTGAACGGTATGGTCCCTTCCTCTCTCTACAATTTATCATCTATTAGTACTATACACTTTGTCTTCAACCAACTCAATGGCGCTCTTCCAGCAAACATAGGCCTCACTCTCCATAATCTCAAACTATTTGGAATTGGTGAGAATGAATTCTTTGGGCCAATCCCTGATTCTTTATGCAATGCATCTAAGCTTCAAATACTTGACGTAGGTGGAAACAACTTTGTGGGACCAGTTCCAACTAATCTGGGATATCTACTAGATCTTGAACACCTACGTCTAAGTTATAATAATTTAGGAAGGGATTTGGACTTCTTAGCGTCTTTAGGAAACTGTAGCAAAATGGAATCGCTGACATTTCAAGGTAACCAATTTGAAGGTGTTTTGCCCAATTCTATTGGCAACTTGTCAACACAACTTAATAGATTGCAATTTGGAGGCAACCAAATATCTGGAATGATTCCTGCAGTGTTACAGAATCTTATCAACTTAATTAATTTGTCCATGGATGAGAATCTTTTCATAGGTGTGATACCTACTTATTTTGGAAAGTTTCAGAAGATGCAAGGATTATATTTATCAGGGAACAAATTGTCAGGGAAAATCCCAAGCTCCATTGGCAACCTCACTCAATTGGTTGATTTGAACTTTTCTCGAAACAATTTAGAAGGAAGCATACCTCCAACTATTGCTAATTGCCAAAGTTTGCAACAATTggatgtttcacaaaattaccTCAGTGGAGTCATATCTCTGCaggttttttctcttttctctttgtcACTATTACTCAATTTATCCTACAACTCATTTAGTGGTGAATTACCGGTTGAAGTGggcaatttgaaaaatattaattctCTAGATATCTCTGAAAACAACTTGTTTGGTGAAATTCCCATAACAATTGGAAATATATTGAATTTAGAAGAGCTCCACTTGCAAGGGAATTCCTTTGAAGGAATCATACCTTCATCAATGGCTTATTTGAAAGGCCTTGAACTTTTGGATGTTTCACGAAACAACTTATCAGGATTTATTCCAAAGGGTCTagaaaaacttttatttttaaaatacttgAACATTTCGTTCAATGATATTGAGGGCCCACTACCAACTGTTGGAGTTTTCAAAAATGTAGATGCAACATCAATTATTGGAAACAATAGGCTTTGTGGGGGTATTCCACAATTACAACTACCAAAATGCCCCAAagttacaaaatcaagaaagcCTCTTGCTTCTAGAACAATAATCACAATTGTTTGTGTGGTTGCATGTCTCCTTCTAGTTTCATCATTTATTGTTCTTTACTGgagggaaaaatataaaaagaaaccGTCTTCTAATGTCTCAAAGACGGATCTCCTTCCAACAATTTCCTACAAAATGCTTCATCGAGCAACTAATGGATTTTCTCTCAACAATTTGATTGGATCTGGTAGTTTTGGATCAGTTTACAAAGGAGTTCTTAATCAAGAAGAAAGGTTAGTTGCAGTAAAAGTTCTAAACCTTCAAACTAAAGGAGCTACCAAGAGTTTTTTGGCGGAATGTAATGTCTTAAAAAATGTTCGACACCGAAATCTTGTGAAGATCTTAACATGTTGCTCCAGTATCAATTATAATGGCAATGAATTTAAAGCTCTTGTATTTGAATTTATGACAAATGGGAGCTTAGATATGTGGCTACATCCAATGACAGATtgcaaaaatcaatcaaaaaatttGAGCTTTCTTCAAAGAATAATTATTGCAATTGATGTGGCTTCTGCATTAAATTATCTACACAATCATTGTCAGCAACAAATCATTCATTGTGATTTAAAGCCAAGCAATATTCTTCTTGATAGTGAGATGATTGCTCATGTAAGCGACTTTGGTTTAGCAAGACTCCTCACAAGCACTGATGATTCTTCCCAGAAGTGTACTAGTACAATTGGGTTAAAAGGATCTATCGGCTATGTTGCTCCAGGTATAACCTCtcttattttagttttaaattctTAA